From Labrus bergylta chromosome 22, fLabBer1.1, whole genome shotgun sequence, one genomic window encodes:
- the LOC109980754 gene encoding N-acyl-aromatic-L-amino acid amidohydrolase (carboxylate-forming) B isoform X2 — MSERQTGTYHPIHGAERERQGVVDLTAVGMEGSHQYITSHSGHTLPTIQCGTVQWTRGGRETMEVLCLPRLPRVAVCGGTHGNELSGVYLVRELLKAKKQALKEEKEEKPLSVLMVLGNPKAVQLCRRYVDTDLNRCFTHAILNCPLSDRPPYEMIRSRDLNALLGPKGTRESVDLVCDLHNTTANMGLCFIAYSDCDWICLHIFKYLQMQLPDVPMRYIHFDVSNKESYSLDSVGKHGFAMEIGPQPHGVVRSNIYTAMKLGVQHMMDWIHFFNSGTIFEGGLVEVFTMVKNIDYPRDSETRNITAAIHPQLQDRDFCLLHPGDPLFQTFSGETLSYKGKEPLYPFFINECAYYEKGIALSLARKRRVIIPAIRVQTEEEQQANEENFASEEED; from the exons ATGTCTGAAAGGCAGACTGGAACCTACCATCCTATACATggggctgagagagagagacagggagttGTGGACCTCACAGCTGTTGGGATGGAGGGAAGCCACCAATACATCACGTCACACTCAGGACACACCCTGCCTACGATACAGTGTGGTACAGTGCAGTGGACAAGAGGTGGTAGAGAGACG ATGGAGGTTCTGTGTTTGCCAAGGTTGCCCCGGGTCGCGGTGTGTGGCGGTACCCATGGCAATGAGCTGTCTGGGGTGTACTTGGTTAGAGAGCTGCTTAAAGCGAAGAAGCAGGCGttgaaggaggaaaaagaggagaaaccACTGTCAGTGCTGATGGTTCTGGGGAACCCAAAGGCTGTGCAGCTCTGCCGCAGATATGTTGACACAGATTTGAACCGCTGTTTCACCCATGCCATCCTTAA tTGTCCCTTGTCAGACAGGCCACCCTACGAAATGATCAGATCAAGAGATCTGAATGCCTTGCTGGGTCCCAAAGGAACTCGTGAATCGGTGGATCTTGTTTGCGACCTTCACAACACCACCGCCAACATGGGATTGTGCTTCATCGCATACTCTGACTGTGACTGGATCTGCCTGCACATATTCAAATACCTGCAG ATGCAGCTGCCCGACGTACCAATGAGGTACATCCATTTCGACGTCTCTAATAAAGAATCATATTCTCTTGATTCAGTAGGAAAACACGGCTTTG CCATGGAGATTGGCCCCCAACCCCATGGGGTGGTGAGGTCAAACATCTATACAGCGATGAAATTAGGCGTGCAGCACATGATGGATTGGATCCATTTCTTCAACTCAG gTACTATTTTTGAAGGAGGACTTGTGGAGGTGTTCACCATGGTTAAAAACATTGACTACCCAAGAGACAGTGAAACACGCAACATCACCGCAGCCATTCATCCTCAACTCCAG GACAGAGACTTCTGCCTGCTTCACCCGGGAGACCCGTTGTTCCAGACATTCTCAGGTGAAACACTGAGTTATAAAGGAAAAGAACCTCTTTATCCTTTCTTCATCAATGAATGTGCTTATTACGAGAAGGGCATCGCTCTCTCCCTCGCAAGAAAAAGGCGTGTGATCATTCCTGCAATCCGGgtgcagacagaggaggagcaACAGGCTAACGAAGAGAATTTTGCATCGGAGGAAGAAGATTGA
- the LOC109980754 gene encoding N-acyl-aromatic-L-amino acid amidohydrolase (carboxylate-forming) B isoform X1, with amino-acid sequence MPADLFSAKCLKGRLEPTILYMGLRERDRELWTSQLLGWREATNTSRHTQDTPCLRYSVVQCSGQEVVERRQMEVLCLPRLPRVAVCGGTHGNELSGVYLVRELLKAKKQALKEEKEEKPLSVLMVLGNPKAVQLCRRYVDTDLNRCFTHAILNCPLSDRPPYEMIRSRDLNALLGPKGTRESVDLVCDLHNTTANMGLCFIAYSDCDWICLHIFKYLQMQLPDVPMRYIHFDVSNKESYSLDSVGKHGFAMEIGPQPHGVVRSNIYTAMKLGVQHMMDWIHFFNSGTIFEGGLVEVFTMVKNIDYPRDSETRNITAAIHPQLQDRDFCLLHPGDPLFQTFSGETLSYKGKEPLYPFFINECAYYEKGIALSLARKRRVIIPAIRVQTEEEQQANEENFASEEED; translated from the exons ATGCcagcagatttattttcagCCAAATGTCTGAAAGGCAGACTGGAACCTACCATCCTATACATggggctgagagagagagacagggagttGTGGACCTCACAGCTGTTGGGATGGAGGGAAGCCACCAATACATCACGTCACACTCAGGACACACCCTGCCTACGATACAGTGTGGTACAGTGCAGTGGACAAGAGGTGGTAGAGAGACG TCAGATGGAGGTTCTGTGTTTGCCAAGGTTGCCCCGGGTCGCGGTGTGTGGCGGTACCCATGGCAATGAGCTGTCTGGGGTGTACTTGGTTAGAGAGCTGCTTAAAGCGAAGAAGCAGGCGttgaaggaggaaaaagaggagaaaccACTGTCAGTGCTGATGGTTCTGGGGAACCCAAAGGCTGTGCAGCTCTGCCGCAGATATGTTGACACAGATTTGAACCGCTGTTTCACCCATGCCATCCTTAA tTGTCCCTTGTCAGACAGGCCACCCTACGAAATGATCAGATCAAGAGATCTGAATGCCTTGCTGGGTCCCAAAGGAACTCGTGAATCGGTGGATCTTGTTTGCGACCTTCACAACACCACCGCCAACATGGGATTGTGCTTCATCGCATACTCTGACTGTGACTGGATCTGCCTGCACATATTCAAATACCTGCAG ATGCAGCTGCCCGACGTACCAATGAGGTACATCCATTTCGACGTCTCTAATAAAGAATCATATTCTCTTGATTCAGTAGGAAAACACGGCTTTG CCATGGAGATTGGCCCCCAACCCCATGGGGTGGTGAGGTCAAACATCTATACAGCGATGAAATTAGGCGTGCAGCACATGATGGATTGGATCCATTTCTTCAACTCAG gTACTATTTTTGAAGGAGGACTTGTGGAGGTGTTCACCATGGTTAAAAACATTGACTACCCAAGAGACAGTGAAACACGCAACATCACCGCAGCCATTCATCCTCAACTCCAG GACAGAGACTTCTGCCTGCTTCACCCGGGAGACCCGTTGTTCCAGACATTCTCAGGTGAAACACTGAGTTATAAAGGAAAAGAACCTCTTTATCCTTTCTTCATCAATGAATGTGCTTATTACGAGAAGGGCATCGCTCTCTCCCTCGCAAGAAAAAGGCGTGTGATCATTCCTGCAATCCGGgtgcagacagaggaggagcaACAGGCTAACGAAGAGAATTTTGCATCGGAGGAAGAAGATTGA
- the LOC109980754 gene encoding N-acyl-aromatic-L-amino acid amidohydrolase (carboxylate-forming) B isoform X3, translating into MEVLCLPRLPRVAVCGGTHGNELSGVYLVRELLKAKKQALKEEKEEKPLSVLMVLGNPKAVQLCRRYVDTDLNRCFTHAILNCPLSDRPPYEMIRSRDLNALLGPKGTRESVDLVCDLHNTTANMGLCFIAYSDCDWICLHIFKYLQMQLPDVPMRYIHFDVSNKESYSLDSVGKHGFAMEIGPQPHGVVRSNIYTAMKLGVQHMMDWIHFFNSGTIFEGGLVEVFTMVKNIDYPRDSETRNITAAIHPQLQDRDFCLLHPGDPLFQTFSGETLSYKGKEPLYPFFINECAYYEKGIALSLARKRRVIIPAIRVQTEEEQQANEENFASEEED; encoded by the exons ATGGAGGTTCTGTGTTTGCCAAGGTTGCCCCGGGTCGCGGTGTGTGGCGGTACCCATGGCAATGAGCTGTCTGGGGTGTACTTGGTTAGAGAGCTGCTTAAAGCGAAGAAGCAGGCGttgaaggaggaaaaagaggagaaaccACTGTCAGTGCTGATGGTTCTGGGGAACCCAAAGGCTGTGCAGCTCTGCCGCAGATATGTTGACACAGATTTGAACCGCTGTTTCACCCATGCCATCCTTAA tTGTCCCTTGTCAGACAGGCCACCCTACGAAATGATCAGATCAAGAGATCTGAATGCCTTGCTGGGTCCCAAAGGAACTCGTGAATCGGTGGATCTTGTTTGCGACCTTCACAACACCACCGCCAACATGGGATTGTGCTTCATCGCATACTCTGACTGTGACTGGATCTGCCTGCACATATTCAAATACCTGCAG ATGCAGCTGCCCGACGTACCAATGAGGTACATCCATTTCGACGTCTCTAATAAAGAATCATATTCTCTTGATTCAGTAGGAAAACACGGCTTTG CCATGGAGATTGGCCCCCAACCCCATGGGGTGGTGAGGTCAAACATCTATACAGCGATGAAATTAGGCGTGCAGCACATGATGGATTGGATCCATTTCTTCAACTCAG gTACTATTTTTGAAGGAGGACTTGTGGAGGTGTTCACCATGGTTAAAAACATTGACTACCCAAGAGACAGTGAAACACGCAACATCACCGCAGCCATTCATCCTCAACTCCAG GACAGAGACTTCTGCCTGCTTCACCCGGGAGACCCGTTGTTCCAGACATTCTCAGGTGAAACACTGAGTTATAAAGGAAAAGAACCTCTTTATCCTTTCTTCATCAATGAATGTGCTTATTACGAGAAGGGCATCGCTCTCTCCCTCGCAAGAAAAAGGCGTGTGATCATTCCTGCAATCCGGgtgcagacagaggaggagcaACAGGCTAACGAAGAGAATTTTGCATCGGAGGAAGAAGATTGA
- the LOC109980753 gene encoding claudin domain-containing protein 1-like yields MVDNRYATALVIACVLSILATVYLSVAVGTQHWYQYSSPTVRGEANVSELRSLYEEFMDGEFDEKTYSDTLFRLNGTVGLWWRCVLVPANANWYKETDAKMALECRSFSLTQQFTPKYKEPGNHNSGEDMLRTYLWRFQFLLPLVSLGLVVLAGLTGFCACLCRSLAPTLGIGILHLLAGLCTLATVCCYLAGMDLLHRVSMLPDKVDGSLGWSLYLALISSPLHMMAAALLVWAARSHSQNYYRMTAYRVA; encoded by the exons ATGGTTGACAACCGCTACGCTACAGCTCTGGTCATCGCCTGTGTGCTGAGCATACTGGCCACTGTGTATCTGTCGGTGGCCGTCGGGACGCAGCACTGGTACCAGTACAGCAGCCCCACCGTCCGAGGAGAGGCCAATGTGTCTGAGCTGCGCTCCCTGTACGAGGAGTTCATGGATGGGGAGTTTGATGAGAAAACCTACAGCGACACACTGTTCCGCCTCAATGGGACTGTGGGCCTGTGGTGGCGATGTGTGCTCGTCCCTGCCAACGCGAACTGGTACAAAGAAACAG ATGCAAAGATGGCGCTGGAGTGTCGAAGCTTCAGCCTAACTCAGCAGTTCACTCCCAAATATAAAGAACCCGGAAACCACAACAGTGGAGAGGACATGCTGCGCACAT ACTTGTGGAGGTTCCAGTTTCTGCTGCCACTGGTGTCCCTGGGTTTGGTGGTGCTGGCGGGCCTGACTGGGTTCTGTGCCTGCCTCTGCCGAAGCCTCGCCCCCACCCTCGGCatagggatacttcacctgctGGCTG GACTCTGCACCTTAGCCACAGTGTGCTGCTACCTGGCTGGGATGGACCTGCTCCACAGGGTGTCAATGCTGCCTGATAAGGTGGATGGCTCCCTAGGCTGGTCCCTCTACTTGGCCCTCATCTCCTCTCCGCTCCACATGATGGCCGCTGCACTGCTCGTGTGGGCGGCCCGCAGCCATAGTCAGAACTACTACCGCATGACCGCCTACAGGGTGGCATAG